AAAAAATGGTTTAATCGGAGACACTAAAGTAGGTTGTTGGTGTACTTATACACTCAGTTTAGTAGTTATGTTGATAGTATGCGAAGTTATTAGACAATTTTATTGATTTCCAAAACCATGCTAGCGAACGTTAGCTACCATGTTAGCttgcagctaacgttagctttgtGATAACAGTGGTTCTGTTGGCGAAATGCTAGCTAACTGGATTGCGATGCTTTCCTTCATTTGTTGTTTCTGCAATTGAAGCTAACTATTGTTATTGTCAATACAAATGACATTCGACCAGTTGTGTGCTTTGAGACGGAGTTAGTTTGTTAGACAACAAACGTTATTAGTCTTTTAGCTAAACGGGGGACAGATTTTAGCGCTGCACAGACATTGTTCCAGTCGAAACTAGAAAAGTGCGGCAGCCTCAGTCTGCTGAATCAATGGCGTACTCATCAAATgctaactgttagctagccaTTCTCTGCGTTGAGGATGCATGCTGTGCTAGATACAAATAAAACTGTTATTTAGAAGGCGTATATTCCTGCATTTAGGTTGTAATACTAATGATTGTTTACACGTTTAAATGTCGTGTTGTCAGATGTCTGAAAATATGCAATGTATTTAGAAGAAGTTTATAGAATTAAAACCGCCCAAAAACAAGCGTTAGCTTGCGAGGTTACTTGTTGGTTAGCTAGTTCCTGGGCGCGTGCTGCACTCTCGATATGTCGAAAGTTAGTTTGTTGTAGTTTAGCGAGCCCATCAGAAAATAGTTGGCAAACCAGTTAACTCTGTAGATAGTTAACCTGTGTAGATGGGTCATGTAACTAGTTAACATAACCATTCCGGCGCCTTGTCCTGTTCTTAGGAGAACATCAAAATCCACGACACATTTAACAATGGCAGAAGGCGAGCCACAGGTCCAGTTCAAGGTGAGGGCTATTACTTATCTCAGACGTCAACGATTTTAGAGCATGAAACAGGATTATATGTTTGGTTTGGTCATGAGTAGTTAGCTGCTGTTTTCACCTATGTTTCAACTTCTATCCCACTTCCACTCTCAGCTTGTGTTGGTTGGAGATGGAGGAACTGGAAAGACCACTTTCGTCAAAAGACATTTGACGGGAGAGTTTGAGAAGAAATATGTTGGTAAGTCACTCCCATCGGCATGTAATTacttaaacaacaacacagtttatAGTGAGAACACAGCCACATGggcctgtagctcagttggtagagcatggtgtttgcaacaccagggttgtgggttcgattcccacggggggccagcacagaaaaaaaaaaaaaaaaatgtatgaaatgtatgcattcactactgtaagtcgctctggataagagcgtctgctaaatgactaaaatgtaaaaaatgggtGATAAATGGGTGTTAGGCCTCTGCACAAAGCCTGTAATAGTAGAATGCTTAATCAGAGTTTTAGTCATTGGGAGGGGGCCATGTTGGCACATTCAACTGTCAGAATGCAAAGGCCACCAATATGAGAGGATGCATGGAGGCACCAGATGGCAATGTACAACAAGGGTGTGACACTGAATGAAACAAACTGCCACCATTCTAGCATCTTCTAATCTCTCCAGTGTTACTaaactgtctttctcctctcaccatttctccttctcacCCCACCTTTCTCTCCTTTATTTCTTGCTATCTCTCCCCTCATTTCTCCTGTTGGGTTTCCCCTCTATTCTCCCCTTTCCTTCCTTCTAGCCACTCTGGGAGTGGAGGTGCACCCGCTGGTCTTCCACACTAACAGAGGGGCCATCAAATACAACGTGTGGGACACTGCCGGGCAGGAGAAGTTTGGAGGGCTCCGAGACGGCTACTACATCCAAGGTATGCTATAAAACTGTACTTATTAGCTTATCCTATAGTTTTTCATGACCAGGAGGAAGAACTCTAACTCTAGTTACTAAAAATAACTCCCTGCTCTACAAAAATACTTGCACACAGAGCTTTGTGTGGAAAGTCACTGGCCAGTTCTTAAAACCAGGAACTAATGAATGACAATAGCTATTCTAACAATTAGTAACCACTAGAGAtcgaccgattattggaggaacaAAAAAAGACGATACCCGATTAATCAgtctttttaaattgtatttaatttttatatgtatgtatgtgtgtgtgtgtgtgtgtatatatatatatatatatatgtatgtgtgtgtataataatgacaattacaacaatactgaatgaacattaaacacttgtattttatttaatctaatacttaaataaaatcaatttattctcaaataatgaaacatgttcaatttggttaaaataatgcaaaaacagtgttggagaaaaaagtaaaagtgcaatatgtgctgtgtaaaaaagctaatgtttaacttccttgctcagaacatatgaaagctggtggttcctttttaacatgagtcttcaatattcccagttaagaagttttaggttgtagttgttataggactatttctctctataccatttgtatttcatagacCTTCATAGACTATTGggtgttcttataggcactttagtattgccagcctaatctctggagttgataggcttgaagtcataaacagagctgtgcttcaaccattgcgaagagctgctggcaaacgcagtaaagtgctgtttgaatgaatgctaacgatcctgctgctgcctaccaccgctcagtcagactgctctatcaaatcagacttaattataataaacacagaaatatgagccgtacgtcattaatatggtcaaatccggaaacgtataataataaaaaaaaaaaaaaaaaaaaagtttattattttggtgaaatacggaaccgtttcaTATTTTATCAAAccggtggcaaccctaagtctaaatattgcttttACATTGCACAACATTcactgttatgtcataattatgaaaaattctggcaaattaatgacggtctttgttaggaagaaagggTATTCACagagttcgcaacgagccaggtgacacaaactgctgcatataccctgactgcttacacaacgcaagagaagtgacacaatttcaggcaccgcattgattatatgcaacgcaggacaagctagttaaactagtaatatcatcaaccatgtgtagtttgattgtttttcataagataagtttaatgctagcaagcaacttaccttggctcctcgctgcctgcactcgcataacaggtggtcagcctgccatgcagtctcctcgtggactgcaatataatcggcgtccaaaaatgctgattaccgatttgttatgaaaacttgaaatcggccattttAATTAATCGGTCGATCtctagtacatttacatttaaggcatttagcagacgctcttatccagagcgacttacaaattggtgcattcaccttataatatccagtggaacaaccactttacaatagtgcatctaaatcttttaagggggggttagaaggattactttatcctatcccaggtattccttaaagaggtggggtttcaggtgtctccggaaggtggtgattgactccgctgtagTAACCACTTCCCCCTCTAAGGATGCTGTGTTGAGTAGATTCATGTTgtgactctccctctctacatcctcCTCTTGCTTTCTTTGACTCTTCACTCCATCTGTGcttttctctccactctcctaCTTTGTACTCTCACTTTCCACTCTCCAGCCCAGTGTGCAATCATCATGTTTGACGTCACGTCTCGAGTCACCTACAAGAACGTACCCAACTGGCATCGTGACCTGGTGCGTGTCTGTGAGAACATTCCCATAGTCCTCTGCGGCAACAAGGTGGACATCAAAGACCGGAAAGTCAAAGCCAAGAGCATCGTATTCCATCGCAAGAAGAACCTCCAGGTAATTATTACACACTTTATTACAGTAGACTGTTCTTATGCCGTGTGTTTCTGTGCAAACTGAAAGACTAGCCCTGATGGAAATAATGGGTAAACAAGCAACATTTGTGACCTTGTGCACCACAGCAAGGTGATGATAATCGTCTCTTCTCAttctcaccccttctctctcagtaCTATGACATCTCTGCTAAGAGTAATTACAACTTTGAGAAGCCCTTCCTGTGGCTAGCACGGAAGCTGATTGGAGACCCCAACCTGGAGTTTGTGGCCATGCCCGCCCTCGCCCCCCCAGAGATCCTCATGGACCCCTCCCTCGCCGCGCAGTACGAGCACGACCTCAAAGTGAGTGGAACCATAGTGGCCCAGCACGGGTAGATGGACTGCATGGAGACCAGACTGTCAAATGTTATCAGATGAAATTGGCTAGATTACATATCAATGTCTTTAGTTATGTTGCTGATTGTAAATGGTGTATCGTCATAAGTTATTCACTTTCTCCGCCCTCCAGGTTGCATCAGAAACAGCGCTCCCAGATGAAGACGATGACCTTTAACCTGTTACCTATGACCCCCCACCCCCGCGTGGCAGGAAGTTGTCTGAGTTTGGCCCCTTTACTGTAAAATCCCGTTGCAGATTTATTTTTTAACTCTATTTTTTTGTTTTGCTTGTGTTTTAAAACGGAAAGAAATACAAACATGGTGAAGTCGTGTGGTTCTCTAGTTTCACTGTAAGACACACCGCCCTAGTGTTGGCATGGCAATGTTACTCACCACCAAGCACCACCCTCTGCCCTTCCCCGGCACACACGCTGGGCTAAGGCCAACTGACCGGAAGCACTTGGGGTGGGGGGAATAAACTTTGAATAAAAACGTTCTCAATATAACATGCAGTTCTGATTCATTGTTTTGCTAAATGTTTTAACGTGTGGCTAGGGGTAGACGTTAAGCACGGTAGATGCAAATCTTAAGTAGCTGATAACaggccagggttggggtcaatactATTTAAAATCAGTGAGTAAATTACTGCAGGTTCCTTCATTAATGACTTACCAATTAGACTGAAGAATTAAGTGATTTGATTCAAGACCAGTCTAAATCCTGTTCTTTCATGGGGACCCCCTCATGTTGGCAAAATGTTTATTTCCCTGGTCTTGTCTTAATCTTCCGGTGAATGATAATAGCAAGGACtagtaatcaacattttaaaatgaatataCATTTGTCATTATTTTGACATCCTCACGTAATTGGGAGAAGTGTAAACAGCCTATTAGCTACAAAGGTAACGCAAAACTAGGGCTGTGAAGAGTACGGAATTATGGGTAACGACATTGTCATGCAAATAACCATTTGTcataattgtctttttttttacattgtgcgCCTGTAATGCATCTTGGAAAGACcgcctaatgaatacaactaccACATAACTAattaatacagtgcattctgaaagtattcagaccccttgactattaGGATTTTGTTACAGCcaaattctaaaatggataaaagttTTCCACTCAATCTAGagaacaccccataatgacaaaacaaaaacaggtttttagaaatgttaaatGTATGTCacatttaagtattcagaccctttactcagtaatttgatGAATCGGCTATTACAGCCTCtggtcttgggtatgacgctacaatctcggcacacctgtatttggggggtaTATCCCattctctgcaggtcctctcaagctctgtcaggttggagggggagtgttgctgcacagctattttcaggtctccagagatgttcgatcgggttcaagtccgggctctggctgggtcactcaaggacacttgttccgaagccactcctgcgttgtcttggctgtgtgcttagggttgttatcctgttggaaggtgaaccttcgccccagtctgaggtcctgagcgctctggagccggttttcatcaaggatctttctacTTTGCTcttttcatctttcccttgatcctgagtagtctcccagtctctgctgctgaaaacaaaacccacagcatgatgctgccaccatgagaATGAAcactcacagctgcccatgtcccttaatgttgtggttgttactgacaaggagcacatggctgagctctaaTCACCATTTCAttgtcaggattcctatttgactgcCATGCCTCCTTGCTGATCCAACATTTCCCCATCTCCCAAGTCTTCTAATacgactatccccgatgctcctccctctttttcccctacaCTCTACAAAGGTTCTCCCTGCAGGTGGTTACTGAGtccaaggtgctaaaggagctcaaACTTGAGACCAAGTTTAGATTGGTTTAGATCCTttattctttaaggttgctgcccctcaTTGCCAGGCctgtctcctctctggggaggttcccattgcttgaaaGGCAGCCTCAGTGCGTCCTTTaattaaagggggagatcaagctgatcctaactgttataggccaatttctattttgccctgtttatcaaaagtgttggaaaacgtgtcaataatcaactgactttcttgatgtctatagtattctctcgggtatgtaatctggtttccgctcaggttatagatgtgtcactgcaaccttaaaaggTGCTTAattatgtcaccattgcccttgattctaagcaatgttgtgctgcaaTTATTTGTCTTGgcaaaagcttttgatacggaaGAACATTCTATTCTTGtgagccggctaaggagtattggtggggTCTTTggctgaggggtctttggcctggtttgataACTACCTCAAAGTGTGCAgtttataaagtcagaacatctgctgtctcagccactgcctgtcaccaacgGAGTaacccaaggctcaatcctaggcccacgctcctctcaatttacatcaacatagctcaagcagtaggaagctctctcatccatttatatgcagatgaaacagtactcagctggcccctccccagattgtgtgttaaatgctctacaacaaagctttcttagtgtccaacaagctttctctgcccttaaccttgttctgaacacctccaaaacaaaggtgatgtagtttggtaagaagaatgccccctctccccaccagtgtgattactacctctgagggtttagagcttgaggtagtcacctcatacaagtacttgggagtatggctagacggtacactgtccttctctcagcacatatcaaagttgCAGGTTAAGGTTCAATCATGACTTGgcttcctctatcgtaatcgctcctctttcaccacagctgccaaactaaccctgattcaggtgaccatcctacccatgctagattacggagacttaatttatagatcggcaggtaagggtgctctcctagcggctagatgttctttaccattcgaccatcagatttgccaccaatgctcctgataggacacatcactgcactctatactcctctgtaaactg
The sequence above is drawn from the Salmo salar chromosome ssa05, Ssal_v3.1, whole genome shotgun sequence genome and encodes:
- the ran gene encoding GTP-binding nuclear protein Ran-like — its product is MAEGEPQVQFKLVLVGDGGTGKTTFVKRHLTGEFEKKYVATLGVEVHPLVFHTNRGAIKYNVWDTAGQEKFGGLRDGYYIQAQCAIIMFDVTSRVTYKNVPNWHRDLVRVCENIPIVLCGNKVDIKDRKVKAKSIVFHRKKNLQYYDISAKSNYNFEKPFLWLARKLIGDPNLEFVAMPALAPPEILMDPSLAAQYEHDLKVASETALPDEDDDL